TTCTATTCGGTTCATTCCCACTCCTCTTCAAATCAGCCTCTCTTTTACATCATTGAAATAGCTTCATAACTGGTTTCTGGGaacaaaggaggtgaaagattAAGAGTTACTGGAGAAAACCCCTCTCAGGTATTAGCATTAACCACTGCTGTTTTGGGCTTGGAGTTAGAGGTAATCTGTGTAAGACTATTTTTTAAGGCATAGGTAACTACTACTTCCTCTGTcctcctaaaatatttatttggagcatcctattctttttctgaaaatacaaCTATTCCTCagtaaatactgttttaaatgttaagatttttttattaaaactttatgtATATGATCTCCAAAACATCTCTTCTTCTTAGAGCAGATTCTTTGATCCAGAGGAGTAATTCTTGGCTGACTAAATTTGCATTGCTTGTTGTCAATTAAATTCTTCCTGCAAAAGATTTCTATATAACttctagtttttcatttaaaaaatcacatatataaagcaaacatggCTTAAATAAAAAGAGCTGCCATTTAACTACATCTTGTTCCAGgtgttttacatacattatttgatttaatcctcacaaattACCCTAGGAGGTACTGTGAACCCAGATCAGAGATTTTAAGCCCAGGTTTTATATTGCCTTCTaaagttaattcatttttattctttaaaactaagaattctagggcgcctggctggctcagtggttgagcacctgcctttggctcaggttgtgatcccacagccctgtgattgagtcccacatcaggcttcccacagagagcctgcttctcgagatctttgcctatgtctctgcctctctctgttgtgtctttcaggaattcttttaaaaaactgatttgcTGCGTATTTAACTTGTAtcgaatttttttttaaagattttatttattcatgagagacacagggagaggcagagacacaggcagagggagtaggctccatgctgggagcctgatgtgggactagatcctgagtctgcaggatcatgccctgcactgaaggcggtgctaaaccgctgggccacccaggctgcccgtgtATCCAATTTTTACATGTTCTTGTAGAAAGTTATTTTAAgtggagtttttaaattttaagattttatttattcaagagagacacagaagcagaggcatataggcagagggagaagcaggttccatgcagcaAGCAAGCCctttgtgggactccatccccagactccgggatcacgccctgagccaaaggcagacgcttaaccgccgaggtacccaggcatccctagaaagtCATTTTTCATCATCAACAAATCAAATATATCTATGTTGGGACAAAGTGCCAACCAGCTGTTATACCCTTACCCCTTGCCCTTTGCCTTTGCATTCTTATTCATCTATGAGCCATCCCATGTAAATATCTTGGCCAAATTAAAATCTTTGTAcaaaatgcagaatttttttcATAACCCATACGCTTTGTCACTTTTTTTGATACTCATGTTTTACCTCCCATGGGTTACAAGGCTCACTTGATTTTCAGCCTTCCATTCAATTTTCAGTGGTTTACTGCTTACTTTCTCAAACCTGTGACCAAGAAGTTGCAACATTTGAGTATCTCccaaaatgatttctaaaaaatcTAGTTTGTGCCATCATGGactcacatttttttcatagCTTCAGAATctcttgctttattatttttttaaaattttttttaatttgtttatgatagacacacagtgagagagagagagaggcagagacacaggcagagggtgaagcaggctccacgcaccgggagcccgacgtgggggttcgatcccgggtctccaggatcgcgccctgggccaaaggcaggcgctaaaccgctgcgccacccagggatccccagaatctcTTGCTTTAGAACTGTTTTGAATTCCTGCCTTACATTCAGGACCAGTCTAAAAGGGTGCTATGGTGCTGTCCCAAAAACTATGATGGAAAGGTTATCTGTGTTGTCCAGTAGGGGTAGCCACTCAGCATGTGTGGCTGTTGAGCACTAAATGTAGCTAATGTAACTGAGcaagtgcatttttaatttaaatacctATATATGGCTAGTGCCCCCCGTAATTTGCAAGTCAGCTTTTTATACCTCAACTTGGATACTCTGCCCCAGTCAGCTATAGGCAGGCCTAATTTATCCTCTTCATTTACTCTTTTCAAAATCTGATTTGAGACCTTTCCCAGCAGCTCATCAGTCCTGATTACGAATTCATCTAACACATAAATGAAATTGAccagaaaaagtaaagaaaatagtttttttccctGCTAATGTGATTTATCTCCATAACCTAGCTGTAAAGTTGGGAGGTGGGATTCctgtattctttatatataaatgcaaaattccaATTTTGTGGAACTAAATATAAGAATTTGAGAAGAGGATAAATCTTAGTTCATTGACAAATTTGCTATCATTTCCCTAATTATGAATCACGTTAGGCATGTGATTCTATTTGGATTTCaagaaaacacaacatatttGAGTAAAAGTATCactgcatttattttcaaatgcgTAATTCTTCTACAGCGTCAACATTTTCCTCTCAAAATCGCAAAGCTTAGAACTGGATCACTTGGCCTTTTCTCTTCTTATCTCCTCCCAGTTCGAAATGCTTGCATCTCTTAATGGCCAGCATCCTCTTGGACCTGCAGTTAGGTTCAACGCATTCAAGCCTCAGCACAATCTTCTTTGTGGTTTTAGCCTTCTTCCGGAAAATTGGCTTTGTCTGCCCACCATAGCCACTCTGCTTCCGATCATAGCGCCTCTTTCCCTGGGCATAAAGGGAATCCTTGCCCTTCTTATACTGGGTCACTTTGTGAGGCTGATGCTTTCCACACTTCTTACAGAAAGTCCTTCGGGTTTTGGGAACATTGACCATCTCTGCAGTGACGTTGTCTGCACGACGAAAACTggtgaaacatttaaaattacagtAACAAACGTTAAACATTTTGAATAAAGTGCTCTAAAAATTTAAGAACACATTAATCAGTAATGTATAAACCCACCAAGTACTCCTTTTACATAGGAGTCAATACATAAACATAAGAGTGCACGCCTTTTGGGAATGCTTGGGGCATTAATGGAATTAGATTCACTAAAAATCCGCACGAGCAGCAGCACAGGGGCGCCCAGGAGACAGCTCCCCCTACAACCCGGGTCCTTCGGAGCTTGAGTGGTGGCGGTTGCCCAATTTTCTCTCTCGGAGACGGCCGCCGTGGTGGACTCTTCCTCgcagccccttcctccctgtTCTAGCTCCTGcgtggcccggcccggcccggctcggCCCGGGGGCGGGAGCGCTGCGGCCCGCCGCAGTTCCTTCTTCGGCAGCTGCCTCGTCTGGTTTCACTTTCCCCTCCGAAGCGCCGTCACCCGTCAGCAGCCCTGAAGGCTGACGTGTCCTTAGTGTCTCCGGCCCACTGGCCGCCATGCGTGAGGAGCCCCTTCCGAGGGGAGACGCCAGTCCCCTCAGTACCAGGCCAAGGCGGCGGGTGGGGCCCACCCCAGACTCCGAGCACCGGAGGCTCCCGCGGAGACCCCGGCCCTCCCGCCCCAGCTTACCGGGAAACTCGGCGTCCACCCGCCTCACCGCTTCGCTCGCGCCTCACAGGAAAGGGAGGACGAAGCGGAAGTAGGAACTGGGCGTGAGCGACAGCGCTACGGCCCAATAGGCAGCAGGCAGCGGCGGCCTGGCGTCTCCGGACGCGTCCGGGAAGCTCCAACCAGCGGCCCCAGGGGCGGGCCGGAGGGGTGTGGGCCCGAGGGCCGCGGCGCTCGGCGGGCCAGTCGCGGGTTGTCAGAACGGTCGCCGGCGGAGTGGGGCGAGGCTGCGTCGCTGGCTCCCGGCGGCCTGGGCCCGCGTAAGGATGAGAGAGCGGAGGACGCAGGGCCGCTGGAGGCGCAGGTAACCCCGCGGGGGTGCGGTGGGGCCGCGGCGGGGCTTCTTCCGGGACCCGTGCTGAATGGAGAGGACCGAGGCGACGCCGAGCCGCGGCTCCTAGCGGCGGGGCCGCTGCCCGAGCTGCCGCTGCCAGGCGAGGATGTGGGGAGCCTGGGCGGCTCGGGGGAACTGAGACCCTTCGggccccaggacccccgggaCCCGAGATGAGTTAGCTGGGGCAGCCGCGGGGGCCAGTACCGACTGCTACAGGCCAAGGCGACGGCCACCACCCGCCCGCCCCTTCTGTGCAGAAGCCGCTAGCTCCTTttcgcgcccgcccgcccgcccgcgctccCGGCCCTGGAGACCATGAGGTTCCGCATCTACAAGCGGAAGGTGCTGATCCTGACGCTCGTGGTGGCCGCCTGCGGCTTCGTCCTCTGGAGCAGCAATGGGCGACAAAGGAAGAACGAGGCCCTCGCCCCGCCGCTGCTGGACGCCGAGCCCGCGCGAGGtgcgggcggccggggcggggacCATTCTGCGGTGTCCGTGGGCATCCGCCGGGGCTCCAACGAGTCGGCGGCTCCTCTGGTCCCGGCGGCCCCGCAGCCCGAGGCGGACAACCTGACGCTGCGGTACAGGTCCCTGGTGTACCAGCTGAACTTCGACCAGACGCTGAGGAATGTAGATAAGGCCGGCTCCTGGGCACCCCGGGAGCTGGTGCTGGTGGTCCAGGTGCATAACCGGCCCGATTACCTCAGACTGCTGCTGGACTCACTCCGAAAAGCCCAGGGCATTGACAACGTCCTCGTCATCTTTAGCCATGACTTCTGGTCCACAGAAATCAACCAGCTGATCGCTGGGGTGGATTTCTGTCCGGTTCTGCAGGTGTTCTTTCCTTTCAGCATTCAGTTGTACCCCAACGAGTTTCCAGGCAGCGACCCCAGAGATTGCCCCAGAGACCTGGAGAAGAATGCAGCTTTGAAGATGGGATGCATCAATGCTGAGTATCCCGACTCCTTTGGCCATTATAGAGAGGCCAAGTTCTCCCAAACCAAACACCACTGGTGGTGGAAGCTGCATTTTGTATGGGAAAGGGTCAAAGTTCTTCGAGACTATGCTGGCCTCATTCTTTTCCTAGAGGAGGATCACTATTTAGCCCCAGACTTTTACCATGTCTTCAAAAAGATGTGGAAGTTAAAGCAGGAAGAGTGTCCTGAGTGTGATGTTCTCTCCCTGGGGACCTATACGGCCATTCGAAGTTTCCATGGCATTGCCGACAAGGTAGATGTGAAAACTTGGAAATCCACAGAGCACAATATGGGTCTAGCCTTGACCCGGGATGCCTATCAGAAGCTGATTGAGTGCACAGACACTTTCTGTACTTATGATGATTATAACTGGGACTGGACTCTTCAATATTTAACTGTATCTTGTCTTCCAAAGTTCTGGAAAGTGCTGGTTCCTCAGGTTCCTAGGATATTTCATGCTGGAGACTGTGGTATGCATCACAAGAAAACCTGTAAACCGTCCACCCAGAGTGCCCAAATTGAGTCACTCTTAAATAGTAACAAACAGTACTTGTTTCCAGAAACTCTAATTATCAGTGAAAAGTTTGTGGCAGCCATTTCCCCACCTAGGAAAAATGGAGGGTGGGGAGATATTAGGGACCATGAACTCTGTAAAAGTTATAGAAGACTGCAGTGAAAAATCACAattacaaaagcaaaagtgacaGTCTTCTATTTTTGATATTTGTCCAAACAGAATATACAATTGAATAAAAGGGTTTAGAAACTGGTTTCTGCTTTAATacggaaaaaaaaattattgtaaaaggTGTCCAAATATGGTAATCTTTTCCTTCGATGtctgattaaaatttaaacacaagTTTTCGAGAGTTGGGTTTTAAAGTTCAATCTGTATCTGCTAAAGGTAATCATTGTTAAttggtaaaagaaaaattttatttaaattgcatcTATTAATCTTTTTATCTGGAACTTTGTACACTTTTCGActttcaaaacttattttaagTACAGACTTTAAAAGTGTCTTAGCAGTAAAAAGTATTACAATGGAATTATTAGAGTATTAATGGAACAAAGCCCAATTTCACTCAACACGGTTACTAGGAAGGGATTACTTCACTGGTTTTATAATTCAAAAGTTATGTTTGTTAAACACCCTAacagaaaagacattttcagTATTACAGATTCCTGTATTATTGTGTTAAGATTTGCCTGTGCTTTGGAACCTTCATAAAACACACTTTCTTTTGGAATGTATTTGATTGATAAGAAAGTTTAAACACTGTTTTCACCTCAATGTAGAAatacagtgggttttttttttcctttagtgctgccaaaataaaatactcatttttgcATAAAAAGGTTCCCAGTTATTTTGCAGAATAAATTTTGTTGACTCTTTACACCAAAATTCAGTGAAGGTATTCTAGAAGTTTTAAAGTTTACATCTTCATATGAACTATTTGTATATCATATTCATATAAACTGcgtttgaaataaagaaaaccccACTCTTGACAATGCATTCCCTTTGGAAGAAACTGGCTTTCAAATTGGCCAGGCACAGATAATGAACAATAAAAAGCTGCTGTGTAAGTGAATACAGACTAAATTGTTTTCAAAAGCGAGAAATGATAGAAAGTTCAGTCATGCCAAAGTGAAACCTATTCTAGtgccaatttatttttaactgaaatcatactttttaaaaggacatgGTAAATAGGGAACATGCTTAATATTTATTCCATATTTAATGTGGAAGTTTAATTGCTTGCATTCAATCAGAAATTACTCAGAGTCTAATTTCTGTGTAGCTATGACATCATTTCAGTCTAAGAATATTGTGTATTAAATGgacaattttgaaattatttcatcaaataagaGTCCTGTTATGGTTGAGAAATGCATATGGTCGTTGTAGGtggaacaaataattcttttGCTTTATGAGCTACCTTTATATTCCCCTCACAGCCCAATCTCGTTCCAGATTTTATAGGGGTTATAAATGTAAATCAGGATGAATTGCCAGGCTTTGTACTAACTTTTGGTGCTCTGAAAGAGCTAGTTCAAAGAACTAGAGAAATTAGTTAATTTCCAGGACGAACTTAGGCCAGAAGTTTGAATTAGTAGCTCTTTTGAATCAGAAATAGGTGAGTCAGCTCATGGCTTTGGGGTCAGCGATTAGATCAACAAAAAATTTCCTTTCTACATTTCCTTTCATGCTGCACTAAAAATTTTTGTGAGAAAAAGTCTATTTGGATTTTCTCCTGGcctccaataaaaatattaacttagcCACTGTTAAGATATATTATCTGCTGCCCTTTCTTAGATATTACAAAAGAAACTGATGAAAACACTGGCTTTTTTGGTCCATTTTCATGTTCTAAAATTCATAAACgtaggggtgtctggctggctcagtcggtggaatGTGCAACTCTTACTCTCAGGgttgtggctcagtcggtggaatgtgcaactcttactctcagggttgtaagttcgagccccatgtttggatgtagagattccttaaaagcttttaaaaaattcataaatgtatTCTGTAAAACCAAGAAAGGTCTTAATACTGTAACTTCCAAAAACATCTTTCAAGAAGTTGAATTTTCAAAGGCATCACTAtataacttatattttatttgtgtgagCGTGACACACATAATACAGTTGAagcaaaaatactaaatattattcATTGTATTTGTATTGTGATTGGATGGTTAGTATTTGTTAGTAAAGTTCTAAGAACCTATTTCAAGCATAAATATATCCTATTTAGTGAAACATAAATGCACAGTTTTGAGATTCtaccccctacacacacatactGATTTCTAATTAATTGCATTCTTGAGAATTACTTTTTGTAACACACACAACTTAGCGAATATTTACTTTGAAACTTTATTAAAGTAATGGTaaacaaaagaagccaaaaacaaacaagcaaatatatACAAGTTGTATTAAAACTAAATGTTTAACTGTccattagaaaaaatatacatcagaGGAATCACAAAAATCCCTGTAATTAAGGAAACTTTGTATAAActctacatgcaaaaaaataagtaTCTCCAGTTTCCCCATTAGAGTCAAAattgcaaattttaattttatattttcttgaatacTTCAAGATAGTAGTTAACAGAAAGATCATCTATTTTAAGTCTAAAAAATTTTTACTCGTAACTTTTAAGCTctaaaattatatagaattaaTCCAAGTCATATAGCAAAGAATTATGAAAACTGAATGCACATTGAGTCACATGATCTTTAATAAACTGCACACTACCGTCCTGTGTATTGGTTTCTCTTATGTTACTGAGACCAGGTAAATTGTGCACTGTAGTTTTGTTTAGTAATGAAGATCGGTCATCTCCATTTAATTCCTTCTCTTCTGTTATTACTGGTtcttttaaatcatctttttcctcatttgggtaaacaagacttttttctttcataaattcaGGTTCCATTTTTGACTCAGGTTGCTGAGACTTTCCAAATACCATGTGAGAAACATCAAGAGATCCTTGTTGCAAGCATACAACCGAACCACAACTGTCTGTTTCTAGTACTTTATCTGCTATAGATGAATCAGAATCAGTTGTTGAGGTGGCAGGATGTTCTCTATTTTCAGTTAGATGACTTCCTTCATTGactttttcatccttttcatgAAGCTGCTCAGAGTTACTACATTCTTGCAACTATGTCAAGAGAAACAACAAATtaagaatctttgaaaaaaaataggaaattaaattgTAGTACTCCCTCgaaataggtttgtttttttttttttttaagttgtgaggtgcttgagtggctcagtgggttaagcatctgccttcggctcaggtcatgatcccagggtcctgggattgagccccatgttgggctccttccacagtgaggagcttgtgtctccctctccttctgccctaccccctgctcatatatgctcgctctcgctctctgtctctcat
This Canis lupus familiaris isolate Mischka breed German Shepherd chromosome 8, alternate assembly UU_Cfam_GSD_1.0, whole genome shotgun sequence DNA region includes the following protein-coding sequences:
- the RPL36AL gene encoding 60S ribosomal protein L36a — encoded protein: MVNVPKTRRTFCKKCGKHQPHKVTQYKKGKDSLYAQGKRRYDRKQSGYGGQTKPIFRKKAKTTKKIVLRLECVEPNCRSKRMLAIKRCKHFELGGDKKRKGQVIQF
- the MGAT2 gene encoding alpha-1,6-mannosyl-glycoprotein 2-beta-N-acetylglucosaminyltransferase: MRFRIYKRKVLILTLVVAACGFVLWSSNGRQRKNEALAPPLLDAEPARGAGGRGGDHSAVSVGIRRGSNESAAPLVPAAPQPEADNLTLRYRSLVYQLNFDQTLRNVDKAGSWAPRELVLVVQVHNRPDYLRLLLDSLRKAQGIDNVLVIFSHDFWSTEINQLIAGVDFCPVLQVFFPFSIQLYPNEFPGSDPRDCPRDLEKNAALKMGCINAEYPDSFGHYREAKFSQTKHHWWWKLHFVWERVKVLRDYAGLILFLEEDHYLAPDFYHVFKKMWKLKQEECPECDVLSLGTYTAIRSFHGIADKVDVKTWKSTEHNMGLALTRDAYQKLIECTDTFCTYDDYNWDWTLQYLTVSCLPKFWKVLVPQVPRIFHAGDCGMHHKKTCKPSTQSAQIESLLNSNKQYLFPETLIISEKFVAAISPPRKNGGWGDIRDHELCKSYRRLQ